In the Prosthecobacter vanneervenii genome, one interval contains:
- the sufD gene encoding Fe-S cluster assembly protein SufD, which translates to MSATLATAPKNNPVPVSAATENPAPSGLEITTPVRDEQNSPGWFLARAEAAWAEFQKLPMPGIKDENWRYSSSKKIELADHTPAAAPTTANTSAALAATQGLKERAARFVFVNDVLVESDTANLPAGVVCVTFADALRDHGDVLKQHFMQREMTLGSAKFAALHLAHVKAGVVIIVPKNVAVEKPVEVFHWVVGDHAAIFPHTLVVTGDNAEISVVDHYRSLEGEGGLSIAIADLIGGRGSKITYAACQELADDAQALHLSSIVAERDAAVKSFQVQLGASFSRSESVSDLVGEGSRSDMLSVSLPIGEQIVDQRTLQNHKAPHASSDLLYKNALYGKSRSIFSGLITVDEGAHYTDAYQTCRNLLNSNEAEATSLPGLEINADQVKCSHGATSGPISDEELFYLKARGISDGESRKLIIEGFLAGVIERFGNGELLDTLVARIDEKLERAA; encoded by the coding sequence ATGTCCGCCACTCTCGCCACAGCCCCCAAAAACAATCCCGTCCCAGTGTCTGCAGCCACCGAAAATCCCGCCCCATCCGGTCTCGAAATCACCACGCCTGTGCGTGATGAACAGAACTCCCCTGGCTGGTTCCTGGCACGCGCTGAAGCGGCGTGGGCTGAGTTTCAGAAACTGCCGATGCCTGGCATCAAGGATGAAAACTGGCGCTACTCCAGCTCCAAAAAAATCGAGCTGGCAGATCATACGCCTGCAGCAGCTCCGACGACGGCAAACACCTCCGCAGCCCTGGCCGCCACGCAGGGCCTGAAGGAGCGTGCAGCACGCTTTGTCTTCGTGAACGATGTGCTGGTGGAGTCCGACACCGCCAACCTGCCTGCGGGCGTCGTTTGCGTGACGTTTGCCGATGCACTGCGAGATCATGGTGATGTGCTGAAGCAGCACTTCATGCAGCGTGAAATGACGCTGGGTTCGGCCAAGTTTGCCGCACTGCATCTGGCGCATGTGAAGGCTGGAGTGGTCATCATCGTGCCCAAGAATGTGGCCGTTGAGAAACCCGTCGAAGTTTTCCACTGGGTGGTCGGCGATCATGCCGCCATCTTCCCGCATACACTCGTGGTCACCGGCGACAATGCCGAGATCAGCGTTGTGGATCACTACCGCAGTCTTGAAGGCGAAGGCGGGCTGAGCATCGCCATTGCCGATCTCATCGGCGGACGTGGCAGCAAGATCACCTATGCCGCCTGCCAGGAGCTGGCGGATGACGCGCAGGCGCTGCATCTTTCCAGCATCGTTGCCGAGCGTGATGCCGCTGTGAAAAGCTTTCAGGTGCAGCTGGGCGCGAGCTTCAGCCGCAGCGAGAGCGTGAGCGACCTCGTGGGAGAAGGCTCCCGCAGCGACATGCTGAGCGTGTCCCTGCCCATCGGCGAGCAAATCGTGGACCAGCGTACGTTGCAGAACCACAAGGCCCCTCATGCCAGCAGCGACCTACTCTACAAGAACGCGCTGTATGGGAAGTCACGCAGCATCTTCAGCGGCCTGATCACCGTGGATGAAGGCGCACACTACACCGACGCCTACCAGACCTGCCGCAACCTACTCAACAGCAACGAAGCCGAGGCAACCAGCCTGCCAGGCCTCGAGATCAACGCGGACCAGGTGAAGTGCAGCCATGGTGCGACGAGCGGTCCCATCAGTGATGAAGAACTCTTTTATCTCAAAGCTCGTGGCATCAGCGATGGGGAAAGCCGCAAGCTGATCATCGAAGGCTTCCTGGCGGGTGTGATCGAGCGCTTTGGCAATGGAGAGCTGCTGGACACCCTTGTGGCCCGCATTGATGAGAAGCTGGAGCGTGCGGCTTGA
- the sufB gene encoding Fe-S cluster assembly protein SufB, translated as MVSAPDSTLEAHASEIPDISDIKVDSVGDFTFPERNKYDSGFGITEKTVDFIADVKNDPDWIREFRHKALKVFQEKPMPTHWATKDLENIKFDEFRYYLSDGQKPKRSWDDVPEDVKKTFDRLGIPEQERKFLAGVEAQYDSEAAYSNIKAAVEEQGVIFVNSTEGLHKYPEIFKKWFGKVIPTGDNKFSALNSAVFSGGSFIYVPPGVKVKHPLQAYFRINSEQFGQFERTLIIADEGAEVMYMEGCTAPKFETATLHSAVVELVAMKGAKIQYVTVQNWSSNVFNLVTKRGIAHEDAEVRWIDCNIGSRLTMKYPGVIMKGKRARGEVISIALANSGQHQDTGAKMVHAADETTSNVISKSISIGQGRSTYRGLVHIPKHLKGCKNNTECDALLINSNSRTDTYPAISVRGNQHATQHEASVSQVSAEQIFYLMQRGLTEAEAMSLSVNGFINDLVKEFPMEYSVELKRLIDLEMEGSVG; from the coding sequence ATGGTCTCCGCTCCTGACTCCACACTCGAAGCTCATGCTTCTGAGATTCCTGACATTTCCGACATCAAAGTCGACAGCGTCGGCGATTTCACTTTCCCTGAGCGCAACAAGTATGACTCCGGCTTCGGCATCACCGAGAAAACGGTCGATTTCATTGCTGATGTGAAGAATGATCCTGACTGGATTCGGGAGTTTCGGCACAAGGCGCTCAAAGTCTTCCAGGAAAAGCCTATGCCCACACACTGGGCCACGAAGGATCTGGAGAACATTAAGTTTGACGAATTCCGCTACTACCTCAGCGACGGCCAGAAGCCGAAGCGCTCCTGGGACGATGTGCCTGAGGACGTGAAGAAGACCTTTGACCGCCTGGGCATTCCTGAGCAGGAGCGCAAGTTCCTGGCAGGAGTGGAAGCTCAGTATGACTCCGAAGCCGCCTACTCCAACATCAAGGCGGCCGTGGAGGAGCAGGGCGTCATCTTTGTGAACAGCACCGAGGGTCTGCACAAGTACCCTGAGATCTTCAAGAAGTGGTTTGGCAAGGTGATCCCCACGGGAGACAACAAGTTCTCCGCGCTGAACAGCGCGGTTTTCTCAGGTGGTTCCTTCATCTACGTGCCACCAGGCGTGAAGGTGAAGCACCCGCTGCAGGCTTACTTCCGCATTAACAGCGAGCAGTTTGGCCAGTTTGAACGCACGCTGATCATCGCTGACGAAGGCGCCGAAGTGATGTACATGGAAGGCTGCACCGCGCCGAAGTTTGAAACCGCCACGCTGCACAGCGCGGTGGTGGAACTGGTGGCCATGAAGGGCGCCAAGATCCAGTATGTGACCGTGCAGAACTGGAGCAGCAATGTCTTCAACCTGGTGACCAAGCGCGGCATCGCGCATGAGGATGCCGAAGTGCGCTGGATCGACTGCAACATCGGCAGCCGCCTGACCATGAAGTACCCGGGCGTGATCATGAAGGGCAAGCGTGCGCGTGGCGAGGTGATCAGCATCGCCCTGGCCAACAGCGGCCAGCATCAGGACACCGGTGCCAAGATGGTGCATGCCGCCGATGAGACGACAAGCAACGTCATTTCCAAATCCATCTCCATCGGCCAGGGACGCAGCACGTATCGCGGCCTGGTCCACATCCCGAAGCACCTGAAGGGCTGCAAAAACAACACGGAGTGCGATGCTCTGCTGATCAACAGCAACAGCCGCACAGACACCTACCCTGCCATCTCCGTGCGCGGCAACCAGCACGCCACTCAGCATGAGGCGAGCGTGAGCCAGGTGAGTGCGGAGCAGATCTTCTATCTGATGCAGCGCGGCCTGACCGAAGCGGAAGCAATGAGCCTCTCCGTCAACGGCTTCATCAACGATCTCGTGAAGGAGTTCCCGATGGAATACAGCGTAGAGCTGAAACGCCTTATCGATCTCGAAATGGAAGGCAGCGTCGGCTGA
- the sufC gene encoding Fe-S cluster assembly ATPase SufC, translating to MSLEIKALHAQIPGREILKGLNLTINPGEVHAIMGPNGSGKSTLSKVLCGHEDYEVTGGEVLLDGENILDMSVDARSRAGLFLAFQYPHEIPGVSNANFLRAALKARLPKGEDIDAVKFYKQLYARMDQLEMDRSFTSRSVNEGFSGGEKKRNEILQLMMLEPKYAILDETDSGLDIDALKIVSRGVNAMRSENRGFLVITHYQRLLNYIQPDIVHVLMDGQIVHTGGKDLALKLEEKGYDWVKEEMLAAA from the coding sequence ATGTCCCTCGAAATTAAAGCCCTCCACGCCCAGATCCCCGGCCGCGAAATCCTCAAAGGCCTGAACCTCACAATCAACCCCGGTGAAGTCCACGCCATCATGGGTCCGAACGGCTCCGGCAAGAGCACGCTGAGCAAGGTCCTCTGTGGCCACGAAGACTATGAAGTGACCGGTGGCGAGGTGCTGCTGGACGGCGAGAACATTCTCGACATGAGCGTGGACGCCCGCAGCCGCGCCGGTCTTTTCCTGGCCTTCCAGTACCCGCATGAGATCCCAGGCGTGAGCAATGCGAACTTTCTCCGTGCCGCACTGAAGGCCCGCCTGCCCAAGGGCGAGGACATCGACGCCGTGAAGTTTTACAAGCAGCTCTACGCCCGCATGGACCAGCTGGAAATGGACCGCAGCTTCACCAGCCGCAGCGTCAATGAAGGCTTCTCCGGTGGTGAGAAGAAGCGCAACGAGATCCTGCAGCTCATGATGCTGGAGCCCAAGTACGCCATCCTCGACGAAACCGACTCCGGCCTGGACATCGACGCCCTCAAGATCGTTTCCCGCGGCGTGAACGCCATGCGCAGCGAGAACCGCGGATTCCTCGTGATCACCCACTACCAGCGCCTGCTGAACTACATCCAGCCCGACATCGTGCACGTGCTGATGGACGGCCAGATCGTCCACACCGGCGGCAAGGACCTCGCTCTCAAGCTGGAGGAGAAGGGCTACGACTGGGTCAAGGAAGAGATGCTGGCGGCGGCTTGA
- a CDS encoding Fur family transcriptional regulator, whose protein sequence is MPPSPSRTPAKPSGLDCRLAVLGSDVRLTPHRREVFEVLASSTDHPTAYDILDRVKSRSPGISLATVYNCLEHLTNAGLIKLVHLERGQSRYCANLHEHVHFHCETCGKVIDAHPVADFDPAKFWNLPAGTKVTRTDLAIHGTCAQCASKASQTHS, encoded by the coding sequence ATGCCCCCCTCCCCTTCACGCACTCCTGCCAAACCTTCCGGTCTGGACTGCCGTCTTGCCGTGCTGGGTTCGGACGTACGCCTGACGCCGCACCGGCGCGAGGTCTTTGAGGTACTGGCGTCCTCCACGGACCACCCCACGGCCTATGACATTCTGGACCGGGTAAAAAGCCGCAGCCCGGGCATCTCGCTGGCCACGGTGTACAACTGCCTGGAGCACCTGACGAACGCAGGCCTGATCAAGCTCGTCCACTTGGAGCGCGGCCAGTCTCGCTACTGCGCCAATCTACACGAGCACGTCCATTTCCACTGCGAGACCTGCGGCAAGGTCATTGATGCGCATCCAGTGGCGGATTTTGACCCTGCCAAATTTTGGAACCTGCCTGCGGGCACCAAGGTGACCCGGACGGACCTCGCCATCCATGGCACGTGCGCGCAATGCGCCAGCAAGGCCTCCCAAACACACTCCTGA
- a CDS encoding cupin domain-containing protein has product MTRTHAEDLPWTQQNSPQGKYGLARRSLSIAAGGQKDVGTWGGGHPFDLEIHRIPAGKINFPLHEHSAQWEAYYILSGLGQVRTAAGKESIKAGDYLVFPPGEAHQLINNGSEDLTFIVVADQPRADVIHYPDSGKWMTKPQRKVFEMQEADYFKGEE; this is encoded by the coding sequence ATGACACGTACCCACGCCGAAGACCTCCCCTGGACCCAGCAAAACTCCCCGCAGGGCAAGTATGGCCTCGCCCGTCGTTCACTCTCCATCGCTGCCGGGGGGCAGAAGGACGTGGGCACTTGGGGTGGGGGGCACCCCTTTGATCTCGAAATCCACCGTATCCCGGCAGGGAAGATCAATTTTCCCCTGCATGAGCACTCGGCCCAGTGGGAGGCCTACTACATCCTCAGCGGCTTGGGCCAGGTGCGCACCGCGGCCGGCAAGGAGTCCATCAAGGCAGGCGACTACCTTGTTTTTCCGCCCGGCGAGGCCCATCAGCTGATCAACAACGGCTCCGAAGACCTGACGTTCATCGTCGTTGCCGACCAGCCCCGCGCCGATGTGATCCACTACCCCGACTCCGGCAAATGGATGACCAAGCCGCAGCGGAAGGTCTTTGAAATGCAGGAGGCGGACTACTTCAAAGGCGAGGAGTGA
- a CDS encoding DUF1003 domain-containing protein produces MESTRAKSAPMGVCSVTGKTQPLAKMQTLRELRPNISQTLRNRHPELAEDSLLCAEAVNAARLEYVRHVLETQVGDLTKLDEEVVESLHKHEVLSERPLSEMEEEQHLTFGQRLADKIADFGGSWSFIISFCLFLLVWIVINSGMLLKQPFDPYPFILLNLMLSFLASLQAPVIMMSQNRQEARDRLHAEGDYKVNLKAELEIRHLHEKMDYLLHQHTTKLMEVQQIQLDLLRELAHARTKAAK; encoded by the coding sequence ATGGAATCCACCCGCGCCAAGTCAGCCCCCATGGGGGTTTGTTCTGTCACCGGCAAGACACAGCCCCTGGCCAAGATGCAGACGCTGAGAGAACTGCGCCCCAACATCTCCCAGACCCTGCGCAACCGGCATCCGGAGCTGGCGGAGGACTCGCTGCTGTGTGCAGAGGCTGTGAATGCCGCGCGGCTGGAGTACGTGCGCCATGTGCTGGAAACCCAGGTGGGGGACCTGACAAAGCTGGACGAGGAGGTGGTGGAGAGCCTGCACAAGCACGAGGTGCTGAGCGAGCGTCCACTCTCCGAGATGGAGGAGGAACAGCACCTCACCTTTGGCCAGCGGCTGGCGGACAAGATCGCGGATTTCGGCGGCAGCTGGAGCTTCATCATCTCGTTCTGCCTGTTTTTGCTGGTCTGGATCGTGATCAACAGTGGCATGCTGCTGAAGCAGCCGTTTGACCCCTATCCGTTCATCCTGCTGAACCTTATGCTTTCGTTTCTGGCATCGCTCCAAGCACCGGTGATCATGATGAGCCAGAACCGGCAGGAGGCACGCGACCGACTGCATGCAGAGGGCGACTACAAGGTGAACCTGAAGGCCGAGCTGGAGATCCGACACCTGCACGAAAAAATGGATTACCTGCTGCATCAGCACACCACCAAGCTGATGGAGGTGCAGCAGATCCAGCTGGACCTGCTGCGCGAGCTGGCACACGCACGCACCAAGGCAGCCAAGTAG
- the hrpA gene encoding ATP-dependent RNA helicase HrpA produces the protein MPQISYPADLPITARREEIIAAIRQNQVVILAGETGSGKTTQLPKMCLEALQNDMRGQIGCTQPRRVAAMSVSKRVAEELNVPWGREVGCKMRFSDDTSRDTRIKFMTDGILLAEIQSDPMLRAYSVLILDEAHERSLNIDFLLGYLVGLLKKRPDLKLLVTSATIDTEAFSAAFGGAPIIEVSGRLYPVDIRYAPLEGGEDDYGFIDGAAAAVENALIETDDGDVLVFMPTERDIRDTRDLLDGRLGAGFEVLALFGRMASAEQQRIFQPGRKRRVVIATNVAETSITIPRIRYVVDTGLARISRYNPRTRTKRLPVEPVSQSSANQRAGRAGRVQDGICIRLYSQEDFEKRDRFTMPEIQRANLAEVILRMKAFKLGEIEDFPFINPPVSAAIRAGYDLLHELGSLSEVHELTPLGRELARLPLDPTLGRMLLQARTEKALPEMLIIAAGLSIPDPRERPEEKRELANAAHKAFAAPDSDFLTLLKIWNASPEPTGNSRNALRKFCKGNFLSFTRMQEWRDVWKQLCDSFSDDLKISPGPREPQRNQNQSASSSDDTSGLDQATQNAIHRSILAAQLGHIAMKEERNLYKAAGNRQVCVFPGSNLYERREKNGKGKPGQDKGRQPQWIVAGEIVQTSQLFARTLARIDPNWIAELGVHLCQFKYSEPHWNLKAGRVLVTQRVLIHGLEVRRQHIDFLKVDAVAATQMFIRAALVDSQEVPITQRFYTHNNKLRQKIETMLTRVRSNRVYAIEERLFRFYDERIKNVSSIHDLNRLVKEHIEEQPDFLCATEHDLTAGEEFEADLQMFPDQVALANTALPVTYNYQPGEETDGVTVRVPAQLAGHLTTGQIQWMVPGIREELANVMLRALPKVIRRQLMPIDPKAKEIAAAFDPGREDFHTALADFITRRYRIHVRAEDWPPQSLPAHLQPRVEVLDPKKNTVIAASRDLDTIRTTVQKQDARSDAWDKLLPRVERFALKTWSFGDLPETIVVEELNGTPILGYLGLVLREGEIDVRLFRTSAEAARGTPAAVRKLAENTLSKDLAWLPKELRSIGGTAPAKPQQPASFQAALSQLNAPVAAPVSKLAQQAHEHILAHMLRLQPTFPLTQERFFTLCETVRRELPAVTHRVKTLFTQLHDLRAKLLALPKRYPGLEQDIARLIPADLLATTPHEQLQHLPRYLKAIQIRNERCLANPAKDIEKYNFIADFDGWQSHVPKSQHETFRWMLEEYRVQIFAQELGTAQPVSAKRLEAMWV, from the coding sequence ATGCCGCAGATCAGCTATCCCGCAGACCTTCCCATCACGGCCCGCCGTGAGGAGATCATCGCGGCCATTCGTCAAAATCAGGTCGTCATCCTCGCGGGCGAAACCGGTTCAGGCAAAACCACCCAGCTGCCCAAGATGTGTCTGGAGGCCCTGCAGAACGACATGCGCGGCCAGATCGGCTGTACCCAGCCGCGTCGAGTGGCAGCGATGAGCGTGTCCAAACGCGTGGCCGAAGAGCTGAACGTACCCTGGGGCAGGGAGGTGGGCTGCAAGATGCGCTTCAGTGACGACACCAGCCGCGACACCCGCATCAAGTTCATGACGGACGGCATCCTCCTCGCCGAGATCCAGAGCGATCCCATGCTCCGGGCCTACTCCGTCCTCATTCTCGATGAAGCGCATGAACGCTCCCTGAACATCGACTTTCTCCTCGGCTACCTTGTCGGCCTCCTCAAAAAGCGCCCCGATCTCAAGCTCCTCGTCACCTCCGCCACCATCGACACCGAGGCATTCTCCGCCGCCTTTGGTGGCGCTCCCATCATCGAAGTTTCTGGGCGCCTCTATCCCGTGGACATCCGCTATGCACCTCTTGAGGGCGGAGAAGATGACTATGGCTTTATCGACGGTGCCGCCGCCGCTGTGGAAAACGCCCTCATCGAGACGGATGACGGCGACGTCCTCGTCTTCATGCCCACCGAGCGCGACATTCGTGACACGCGCGATCTGCTCGATGGCCGCCTCGGTGCCGGCTTTGAAGTGCTCGCCCTCTTTGGCCGCATGGCCTCCGCTGAGCAGCAGCGCATCTTCCAGCCTGGGCGCAAACGCCGTGTCGTCATCGCCACCAACGTCGCCGAAACTTCCATCACCATTCCGCGCATCCGCTATGTGGTGGATACAGGACTCGCCCGCATCAGTCGCTACAATCCCCGCACCCGCACCAAGCGCCTGCCCGTGGAGCCCGTCTCTCAGAGCAGCGCCAATCAGCGCGCTGGCCGTGCAGGCCGTGTGCAGGACGGCATCTGCATCCGCCTCTATTCGCAGGAAGATTTCGAAAAGCGCGACCGCTTCACCATGCCGGAGATTCAGCGCGCCAATCTGGCCGAGGTCATCCTGCGCATGAAGGCCTTTAAGCTCGGCGAGATCGAGGACTTCCCCTTCATCAATCCTCCGGTCAGCGCCGCCATACGCGCCGGTTACGACCTTCTGCACGAACTCGGCTCGCTCAGCGAGGTGCACGAGCTCACACCGCTTGGTCGCGAGCTTGCCCGCCTCCCGCTGGATCCCACCCTGGGCCGCATGCTCCTTCAGGCCCGCACCGAAAAAGCCCTGCCAGAGATGCTCATCATCGCCGCAGGCCTCAGCATTCCTGATCCACGTGAGCGTCCCGAAGAAAAGCGCGAACTCGCCAACGCCGCGCACAAGGCCTTCGCCGCTCCCGATTCCGATTTCCTAACCCTTCTCAAAATCTGGAACGCCTCTCCCGAGCCCACAGGCAACTCACGCAATGCCCTGCGTAAATTCTGCAAAGGAAACTTCCTCTCCTTCACTCGCATGCAGGAGTGGCGCGATGTCTGGAAACAGCTCTGCGACTCCTTCAGCGACGATTTAAAAATCAGCCCCGGTCCCAGGGAGCCACAGCGAAATCAAAATCAGTCCGCTTCATCCTCGGACGATACCAGCGGCCTGGACCAGGCCACACAAAACGCCATCCACCGCTCCATCCTCGCAGCCCAGCTCGGCCACATCGCCATGAAGGAGGAGCGCAATCTCTACAAGGCTGCGGGCAATCGCCAGGTCTGCGTCTTCCCCGGCTCAAACCTTTACGAGCGCCGCGAGAAAAACGGCAAAGGCAAGCCCGGCCAGGACAAGGGGCGTCAGCCACAGTGGATCGTCGCTGGCGAGATCGTGCAGACCTCGCAGCTCTTTGCGCGCACGCTCGCCCGGATTGATCCCAACTGGATCGCCGAACTCGGCGTGCATCTCTGCCAGTTCAAATACAGCGAACCGCATTGGAATCTCAAAGCCGGGCGTGTTCTCGTCACGCAGCGCGTTCTCATTCACGGGCTGGAGGTGAGACGTCAGCACATCGACTTCCTCAAGGTCGATGCTGTCGCGGCCACGCAGATGTTCATCCGCGCCGCGCTGGTCGACAGCCAGGAAGTGCCCATCACCCAGCGCTTCTACACGCACAACAACAAGCTGCGGCAGAAGATCGAGACCATGCTCACCCGCGTGCGCAGCAATCGCGTTTATGCCATCGAGGAGCGTCTCTTCCGCTTCTACGACGAGCGCATCAAAAACGTCTCCTCCATTCACGATCTCAACCGTCTCGTCAAAGAGCACATCGAGGAGCAGCCGGATTTCCTCTGTGCCACCGAGCACGACCTCACCGCCGGCGAAGAATTCGAGGCCGACCTGCAGATGTTCCCCGATCAGGTAGCTCTGGCAAACACCGCGCTGCCTGTCACCTACAACTACCAGCCCGGAGAGGAAACCGACGGCGTTACTGTGCGCGTGCCAGCCCAGCTCGCAGGTCATCTCACCACCGGTCAGATTCAGTGGATGGTGCCCGGCATCCGGGAAGAACTTGCCAACGTCATGCTGCGCGCGCTTCCCAAAGTCATCCGCCGCCAGTTGATGCCCATAGACCCGAAAGCCAAGGAAATCGCCGCTGCCTTCGATCCTGGACGCGAAGACTTCCATACTGCGCTCGCCGATTTCATCACGCGCCGCTACCGCATCCATGTTCGTGCGGAAGACTGGCCGCCACAGAGCCTGCCTGCGCACCTGCAGCCGCGTGTCGAGGTGCTCGATCCCAAAAAGAACACCGTCATCGCCGCCAGCCGTGACCTCGATACCATCCGCACCACCGTGCAGAAGCAGGACGCGCGCTCAGATGCCTGGGATAAGCTCCTGCCGCGTGTCGAACGCTTCGCCCTAAAGACCTGGTCCTTCGGCGACCTGCCCGAAACAATCGTCGTCGAAGAACTCAACGGCACCCCCATTCTCGGCTACCTTGGCCTCGTCTTGCGCGAGGGCGAGATCGACGTCCGCCTCTTCCGCACCTCCGCCGAAGCCGCACGCGGCACTCCCGCCGCCGTTCGCAAACTCGCCGAAAACACCCTCAGCAAAGACCTCGCCTGGCTCCCCAAAGAGCTCCGCAGCATCGGCGGCACTGCTCCGGCCAAGCCCCAGCAGCCCGCCAGCTTTCAGGCCGCACTCAGCCAGCTCAATGCTCCCGTTGCGGCACCCGTGTCCAAACTCGCTCAGCAGGCCCACGAGCACATCCTCGCCCACATGCTGCGTCTGCAGCCCACCTTCCCTCTCACCCAGGAGCGCTTCTTCACACTCTGCGAAACCGTCCGCCGCGAGCTGCCCGCAGTTACTCATCGCGTGAAGACTCTCTTCACCCAGCTCCACGACCTGCGTGCCAAACTCCTCGCCCTGCCCAAACGCTACCCCGGCCTCGAGCAGGACATCGCCCGTCTCATTCCCGCCGACCTCCTCGCCACCACTCCGCACGAGCAGCTTCAGCATCTGCCGCGCTACTTGAAAGCCATCCAGATTCGCAACGAACGCTGCCTCGCCAATCCCGCCAAGGACATCGAAAAATACAACTTCATCGCCGACTTCGACGGCTGGCAGTCCCACGTGCCCAAATCCCAGCATGAAACCTTCCGCTGGATGCTCGAAGAATACCGCGTCCAGATCTTCGCCCAGGAGCTCGGCACTGCCCAGCCCGTCAGCGCCAAGCGCCTGGAGGCCATGTGGGTGTAA